The region CGGTATCTATTGCGAAAAAACGTAGTGAAACATTTCGTCATATATAAAACATCAAGGTACATATCATGCATAAGGAAGCATACACGTGGGATTCGGAGGAATATTCCCGGCATTCTTCCGCCCAGTATGAATGGGCGCTGGAGCTGATCGGGAAACTCGGCCTCCAGGCTACAGAATCGGTGCTCGACATCGGCTGCGGGGATGGCAAGGTCACCGCCGCTCTTGCTGCTCGTGTTCCGGATGGCTGTGTGGTCGGCATCGACAGCTCGGAAGCCATGATTTCCCTGGCCCGGCGAACGTTCCCCGAAGCGGATTTTAAAAATCTGTCATTCGACCATATGGATGCATCCCGGCTGACCTTTGAAAACCGGTTCGATGTGGTCTTTTCCAATGCCGCTCTCCACTGGGTCAGGGATCATGTGCCGGTTTTGCAGGGGATAAAAAGAAGTCTCAGGCCGCCGGGGAGAATACTGCTCCAGATGGGCGGTGATGGAAATGCACACGGGATACTGTCGGTGATTGACGAGTTAATGGTGCGGGATGCCTGGCGCCCATATTTCGGGAATTTTATTTTCCCGTATGGATTTTATGGCCCCGATGATTACAGGAAATGGCTTGCTCTGGCCGGATTGAGGGAGAAACGGATCGAGCTTATACCGAAAGACATGAAACAGAAGGGCAGGGAAGGCCTGTCGGGCTGGATAAGAACGACCTGGCTGCCCTATACGGAACTGGTGCCGTCGCATATGAGAGAGACGTTTATCGCCGAAATTGTCGATATATATCTCAGGGACAATCCCATCGATGATTCGGGCTATATCCATGTATCCATGGCTCGTCTCGAAGTCGAGGCTGAAAATTGCTGAAACGGCGTTAGTGGCTCCGGTTTAAGCTGCCTTTACACAGGATTCTCATACACGTGGGAGACTGCGATGTTAAAATTGAGGCTTCTGGGAGTATTGTTCTGGATCGGTGCCGTTAATACGTTTGCGTTCGGTGCGGAGACAAAAGAGATACGGCTCGATGCCGCCGGTCTTGAACGTGATGCCCGGCTGGTTGGGACGCTCCTCGATCGCAGGCATAATGTCATTACGCTCGATGATTCCGAGCTCATAGAGGATGACGCTCCTGGTTCCGGCGTTCCCGAAGGGATGGATGTCAAGGAGCGTGCATGGGTTGAACATCTCAGGAAGGGAATTGTCATAAAGAAAATCCTCATGCTCGATGATGCCTCCGCATTTTCCGGCCGTCTCGTATTCGAGGGCACGGAGAAAAAAGGCAACACGGAGCCGCTCCATATTTCACTGAACGGGGTTGAATTCACCCGTCCCGCTTCATCGTATGCGTTCCCTTATTCCCGACAGTATACCGAGTACACCCCCTATGACTGCTGGTATTTCGTCGATATCCCTTCCGGCGCGCTCAGGAGGGGCGAGAATGAAATCCTCATGTGGGCGGAGAGCGATTCGACATCGTGGTATGTTTTTATTGCGGTCGACAGCGAGTTTGCCCGCGGCTCGGTAACCCGCACTCATCACCCCAACCGGTCGTTCAAGAGCGGCGACAGCGGCAGGACATGGAGCGACAGCAGGCTGGGGTGGTGCGATAAGGTGGACGGCGAATATTCGGTACGGCTCAGTCTCGACCGCTATGTCCGGTCGGGGGAGTATATTTCACCGGTTATGGATATCATCGGCGGGACATGCCCGTTAAAAATGAATGCCGTAATACGGAAAGTCGATGTCGCAATTGACATTGAAACTCCAAACAGCACCGAAGCGCTTGTCATGACACGGTTCGGCTCAAGCCCGCGGACCGACGATCCTTCCTGGACACCGTGGACAGCCACCGGGACGGTCGATGAGAAAACAGACCCCGGCAACAGGCGTTACTTCCAGTGGAAAGCTGAGCTCTCATCGGGAAATCGGCTCAGAAGTCCGAAAATAAAGGGTTTATCTCTTTCCGCTGAATGGGAAGATCGTTCACCCAACAAAAAGCTCGGTATAGCGGTCGAGGTTATTCACAACGGCCATGTGGCGCGGTCGTCCTATCCATTCACCTATGAAAATTACCTTCATCCCGGGCTGGAAAAATACCGTAAAGACGCGAAACTCGATAAAATCGTCGAGGGCGCTTCGGGCGAATTCGAGATCATGATGCGCCTTCTCAACTGGGCGTACCATATCCCCGTGACGAACAATGCCTATTCATGGAACTGGAACGAAGTCGTCCACCTCGAAAAGGGCGAGAAAGGCATGCCCCGGCTCCAGACAGATTACGAGGGCAGAAGGCGCGATGCCATGTGCCTCTATTCGAACCAGGCGCTTATCGGGGCCATGCTTGCCATGGGATATCAGGCCCGTCATATCAATATCAACAGTGAAACTGAAGCAGGCCATGAGGTTACGGAAGTATGGTCGAACGAATTCAACAAGTGGATTTACATGGACGCCACCCGCGATTATTATTATTTCGATGCCGAAACCGGAATTCCCCTCGATCTTCTCGAAATACACGACCGCTGGGCAGCGGAACTGCACCGTACCGTTTCATGGGACAAACCCCTCATACCCGAAAACGCGGATGAGATTGCCGCGCGTGTTTCCATAGGAATCCGTGAGGGCAACAACCCCGTAAGTATCATAACCGATGGCCGTCACCTTCTCGAAATCACGGGATATTTCCGTATAATCCCCCGGAACGATTTTCTCTCGAATCCCCTTCCGGTTCCGGTTCATACCGGCGCCTCGGCATGGGGATGGAACGGATTTTTGAATTACTATGACGATACGTTTCCGAGACGGTATGAACACCAGCTCCAGTCCGGACGGGCTCTTGATTTTTACGAGCCTCTCGACCAGGCCGAGGTTCATCTCCTCGAAACTGCGGAACCCGGTGTGCTGATGGTCGATGTTAACACGTTCACTCCCGGATTCGATACATTCATGGTACGCGCCAATGAAGGGAAATGGGTTGAACAACGGGAACCATCATGGCTGTGGGCGC is a window of bacterium DNA encoding:
- a CDS encoding methyltransferase domain-containing protein, coding for MHKEAYTWDSEEYSRHSSAQYEWALELIGKLGLQATESVLDIGCGDGKVTAALAARVPDGCVVGIDSSEAMISLARRTFPEADFKNLSFDHMDASRLTFENRFDVVFSNAALHWVRDHVPVLQGIKRSLRPPGRILLQMGGDGNAHGILSVIDELMVRDAWRPYFGNFIFPYGFYGPDDYRKWLALAGLREKRIELIPKDMKQKGREGLSGWIRTTWLPYTELVPSHMRETFIAEIVDIYLRDNPIDDSGYIHVSMARLEVEAENC